A genome region from Variovorax paradoxus includes the following:
- a CDS encoding LD-carboxypeptidase has protein sequence MTKHIYIYSPSSAVRDKAAFRRGVKRLKALGHEVEVDDAALSAHQRFAGDDATRLAAISRAAASGADVALISRGGYGLTRILDALPYKAIAKAIGKGTHFVGCSDFTALQNALLAKTGAVTWSGPAVGEDFGAEAGPDDIMEACFDDLVTGQGEGTGWRMPARDAELKFKPVQDAVLWGGNLCVLTSLLGTPYFPVVDKGVLFIEDTNEHPYRVERMLDQLKLAGVLARQRAIVFGQFTGVRSVPGYDRGFGMNTVIDRLRASLKVPVLAGLPFGHVPTKVLLPVGAKVAMAAEGRDVFLVWGHAGAGGGHDHHGHDHHHHHHHDH, from the coding sequence GTGACCAAACACATCTACATCTATTCCCCCTCCAGTGCCGTTCGCGACAAGGCCGCATTCCGCCGCGGCGTGAAGCGGCTCAAGGCACTGGGCCATGAAGTCGAAGTCGACGATGCGGCCCTGTCGGCGCACCAGCGCTTTGCAGGCGACGACGCCACGCGGCTCGCCGCGATCTCGCGTGCTGCCGCGAGCGGCGCGGATGTGGCGCTGATTTCGCGCGGCGGCTACGGACTCACGCGCATCCTCGACGCGCTGCCTTACAAGGCCATCGCCAAGGCGATCGGCAAGGGCACCCACTTCGTCGGCTGCAGCGACTTCACCGCGCTGCAGAACGCTTTGCTCGCCAAGACCGGCGCGGTCACCTGGTCGGGGCCCGCGGTCGGCGAAGACTTCGGCGCCGAAGCCGGCCCCGACGACATCATGGAAGCCTGCTTCGACGACCTCGTCACGGGGCAGGGCGAGGGCACTGGCTGGCGCATGCCGGCGCGCGACGCCGAGCTGAAGTTCAAGCCCGTGCAGGACGCGGTGCTGTGGGGTGGCAACCTGTGCGTGCTTACCAGCCTGCTCGGCACGCCGTACTTTCCTGTCGTGGACAAGGGCGTGCTCTTCATCGAGGACACCAACGAACATCCGTACCGCGTCGAACGCATGCTCGACCAGCTGAAGCTGGCCGGCGTGCTCGCGCGCCAGCGCGCCATCGTGTTCGGGCAGTTCACCGGCGTGCGCAGCGTGCCGGGCTACGACCGCGGCTTCGGCATGAACACGGTGATCGATCGCCTGCGCGCGTCGCTCAAGGTGCCGGTGCTGGCCGGCCTGCCTTTCGGCCATGTGCCGACGAAGGTGCTGCTTCCGGTGGGCGCGAAGGTGGCCATGGCGGCCGAAGGGCGCGATGTCTTCCTGGTCTGGGGACACGCGGGAGCTGGCGGCGGCCACGATCACCACGGCCATGACCACCATCATCATCACCACCACGACCACTGA
- the tadA gene encoding tRNA adenosine(34) deaminase TadA translates to MTTEPGESTPSHAPDDAHWMALALAQARLAAEAGEVPVGAVLVKDGQLVATGRNTPVAQHDPSAHAEINALRAGASAVGNYRLDGCELFVTLEPCAMCSGAMLHSRLARVVFGAADPKTGAAGSVLDLFAEPRLNHRTQVQGGVLADECAAVLQSFFQQRRSAARAQAEPLRDDALRTPAGRFEGLEGRGFAPHHVQDLPSLNGWRMHYIDEGAGNLQGTGDNVACCLCLHGPGEWGYFFRHFAGLPGLRTLVPDLIGFGRSDKPKRETPHTLAWHRDVLLEWLARLEAGPMVLVHSAAATELAALLQAAAPHRFVASLAAPDGGQFARDAWRAPFPDRGYEAALRALGPLASSSGPTAEQARTLAAQARNAMGYSTT, encoded by the coding sequence ATGACAACTGAGCCCGGCGAGTCGACACCTTCGCATGCGCCTGACGACGCGCACTGGATGGCGCTCGCGCTCGCCCAGGCGCGGCTGGCGGCCGAGGCCGGCGAGGTGCCGGTCGGCGCGGTGCTCGTCAAGGACGGGCAGCTCGTCGCCACCGGCCGCAACACGCCGGTCGCGCAGCACGACCCGAGCGCGCATGCGGAGATCAACGCGCTGCGCGCGGGCGCGTCCGCGGTCGGCAACTACCGGCTCGACGGCTGCGAGCTGTTCGTGACGCTCGAGCCCTGCGCGATGTGCTCGGGCGCGATGCTGCATTCGCGGCTCGCGCGCGTCGTGTTCGGTGCGGCCGATCCGAAGACCGGCGCGGCCGGTTCGGTGCTCGACCTGTTCGCTGAGCCCCGGCTGAACCATCGCACGCAGGTGCAGGGCGGCGTGCTTGCCGACGAATGCGCCGCGGTGTTGCAGAGCTTCTTTCAGCAGCGGCGCAGCGCCGCACGGGCACAGGCCGAGCCTTTGCGCGACGACGCATTGCGCACGCCGGCCGGGCGCTTCGAAGGGCTCGAAGGCCGCGGCTTCGCGCCGCACCACGTGCAGGACCTGCCGAGCCTGAACGGCTGGCGGATGCACTACATCGACGAAGGCGCAGGGAACCTGCAGGGCACTGGAGACAACGTCGCTTGTTGCCTGTGCCTGCACGGGCCCGGCGAATGGGGCTACTTCTTCCGGCATTTCGCGGGCCTGCCAGGACTGCGCACGCTGGTACCCGACCTCATCGGCTTCGGCCGGAGCGACAAGCCCAAGCGCGAGACGCCGCACACGCTGGCCTGGCATCGCGACGTGCTGCTCGAATGGCTGGCGCGGCTTGAGGCCGGACCGATGGTGCTGGTGCACAGCGCGGCTGCGACAGAGCTGGCCGCGCTGTTGCAGGCTGCGGCGCCGCACCGCTTCGTCGCATCGCTGGCTGCGCCGGACGGCGGGCAGTTTGCAAGGGACGCATGGCGCGCGCCATTTCCGGACCGGGGCTACGAAGCCGCGCTGCGCGCGCTCGGCCCCTTGGCTTCCTCGTCGGGGCCGACGGCCGAGCAGGCCCGCACGCTTGCAGCGCAAGCCAGAAACGCAATGGGATACTCGACCACGTGA
- a CDS encoding FMN-binding negative transcriptional regulator: MYMPPQFNARDPAIALDLMRAHPFASLVSNDDDGLPFITHLPLVAESGPDDSLVLLGHCAKPNPHWRHLQARPRAVVTFMGPHAYLSPSVYPDLARVPTWNYLAVHCTVEARLVEEPGAKDALLKKLIATQEPAYAQQWRELGEEFQLKMLAGIVGFELRVTSLQCKIKLNQHRRESHAAMRAVYGAGTPDERALAAWMERLGMPAEATAAEGH, encoded by the coding sequence ATGTACATGCCCCCGCAGTTCAACGCCAGGGACCCGGCCATCGCGCTGGACCTGATGCGCGCGCATCCGTTCGCGAGCCTGGTCTCGAACGACGACGATGGCCTGCCTTTCATCACGCACCTGCCGCTGGTGGCCGAGTCCGGGCCGGACGACTCGCTCGTGCTCCTGGGCCACTGCGCCAAGCCCAATCCGCACTGGCGCCACTTGCAGGCGCGGCCGCGCGCGGTCGTCACCTTCATGGGGCCGCACGCCTACCTGTCGCCCTCGGTCTACCCGGACCTGGCGCGCGTGCCGACCTGGAACTACCTCGCCGTGCATTGCACCGTGGAGGCGCGGCTGGTCGAGGAACCGGGCGCGAAGGACGCGCTGCTGAAGAAGCTCATCGCCACGCAGGAGCCTGCCTATGCGCAGCAATGGCGAGAGCTCGGCGAGGAGTTCCAGCTGAAGATGCTGGCCGGCATCGTCGGCTTCGAGCTGCGCGTGACATCGCTGCAGTGCAAGATCAAGCTCAACCAGCATCGTCGCGAGTCGCATGCGGCCATGCGGGCGGTCTACGGCGCCGGCACGCCGGACGAGCGTGCGCTCGCGGCTTGGATGGAGCGTCTCGGCATGCCCGCCGAGGCCACCGCGGCGGAGGGCCACTGA
- a CDS encoding ankyrin repeat domain-containing protein: protein MLARGIRQGMLAAALGLGVAAGALAQVPPLAAEVLAYDGLHQAAWQGDLPKLKALIASGANLDARDPRGRTPLHMAAHARQREAIRLLARAGAQLDLLEDDRYDAVTIAAVADDTATLSLLLSLGASAGQTTSRYDGTALIAAAHLGHDEVVRRLIAAGAPLDHVNNLHWTAVIESIVLGDGGPRHQRTLAALVDAGASLKLTDRQGNTPLQLAKARGYTAMVKLLETPRAR, encoded by the coding sequence ATGCTGGCGCGCGGCATCCGGCAAGGCATGTTGGCGGCAGCGCTCGGGCTGGGCGTGGCGGCCGGCGCGCTGGCCCAGGTGCCGCCGCTCGCGGCCGAGGTGCTGGCCTACGACGGGCTGCATCAGGCCGCATGGCAGGGCGATCTTCCGAAGCTGAAGGCGCTCATCGCCTCGGGTGCGAACCTCGATGCGCGCGACCCGCGCGGCCGCACGCCGCTGCACATGGCCGCGCATGCGCGCCAGCGCGAGGCGATCCGGCTGCTGGCCAGGGCCGGCGCCCAGCTCGACCTGCTGGAAGACGACCGATACGACGCGGTCACCATCGCGGCGGTGGCCGACGACACGGCCACGCTGTCGCTGTTGCTGTCGCTCGGCGCCAGCGCGGGGCAGACCACGAGCCGCTACGACGGCACCGCGCTCATCGCTGCCGCGCATCTGGGGCACGACGAGGTGGTCCGCCGGCTGATCGCGGCTGGCGCGCCGCTGGACCACGTCAACAACCTGCACTGGACCGCGGTGATCGAGTCGATCGTGCTGGGCGACGGCGGCCCGCGCCACCAGCGCACGCTGGCCGCGCTGGTCGATGCCGGCGCCAGCCTGAAGCTGACGGACCGGCAGGGCAACACGCCGCTGCAGCTTGCGAAGGCGCGCGGCTACACGGCCATGGTGAAGCTGCTGGAGACGCCGCGCGCAAGATAG
- a CDS encoding GlcG/HbpS family heme-binding protein, whose protein sequence is MQNVLRLGSLAVLLAASVAQAQTPAPAVRTEKNMSLALANQIAAEAVAACAANGYNVAATVVDRAGTVRAVQRADNAGPHTLGSSERKAWTSASAKSPTQAMMEGSQKNPAGANLVYLPGMLLLGGGVPVKSGNEVIGAVGVGGAPGGHLDEQCANAALEKVKGLL, encoded by the coding sequence ATGCAAAACGTCCTTCGCCTCGGCAGCCTCGCCGTCCTGCTCGCTGCTTCCGTGGCCCAGGCCCAGACGCCGGCCCCCGCGGTCCGCACCGAGAAGAACATGTCGCTCGCGCTGGCCAACCAGATCGCGGCCGAGGCCGTGGCCGCCTGCGCCGCCAACGGCTACAACGTGGCGGCCACGGTGGTCGACCGCGCCGGCACCGTGCGTGCCGTGCAGCGCGCCGACAACGCCGGCCCGCACACGCTGGGCTCGAGCGAGCGCAAGGCCTGGACCTCGGCATCGGCCAAGAGCCCCACGCAGGCCATGATGGAAGGTTCGCAGAAGAACCCGGCCGGCGCGAACCTGGTGTACCTGCCGGGCATGCTCCTGCTGGGCGGCGGCGTGCCGGTGAAGTCGGGCAATGAGGTGATCGGCGCGGTCGGCGTGGGCGGCGCGCCCGGCGGCCACCTCGACGAGCAGTGCGCCAACGCCGCGCTCGAGAAGGTCAAGGGCCTGCTCTGA
- a CDS encoding response regulator transcription factor, with amino-acid sequence MNTSAPHPPLSPLVHLIDDDQAVRDGLSLLIGTVGLRVQAWADPQVFIDSFDRASVGAIVLDVRMPGISGLTVLDRLVAQGVDQPVVMLTGHGTVDMCRRAFKAGAAEFLEKPVDDEQLLEALQQAVRQHVRSRERSQADNAARERVAQLSEREREVLAFIVQGLTNKEIARTLALSPRTVETHRANLFAKLGCESLAQLIRRYAVLVDAAP; translated from the coding sequence ATGAATACGTCCGCACCCCATCCGCCGCTGTCTCCGCTGGTCCACCTGATCGACGACGACCAGGCCGTGCGCGACGGACTGTCGCTGCTGATCGGCACCGTGGGCCTGCGCGTGCAGGCCTGGGCCGACCCGCAGGTCTTCATCGACAGCTTCGATCGCGCGAGCGTCGGCGCCATCGTGCTCGACGTGCGCATGCCCGGCATCAGCGGCCTCACGGTGCTCGACCGGCTGGTGGCGCAGGGCGTCGACCAGCCCGTGGTCATGCTCACCGGCCACGGCACCGTCGACATGTGCCGCCGGGCCTTCAAGGCGGGCGCGGCCGAGTTCCTCGAGAAGCCGGTCGACGACGAGCAACTGCTCGAGGCGCTGCAGCAGGCCGTGCGGCAGCATGTGCGTTCGCGCGAACGCTCGCAGGCCGACAACGCCGCGCGCGAGCGCGTGGCGCAGCTGTCGGAGCGCGAGCGCGAGGTACTGGCCTTCATCGTGCAGGGACTGACCAACAAGGAGATCGCGCGCACGCTCGCGCTGTCGCCGCGCACGGTCGAGACCCACCGCGCCAACCTGTTCGCCAAGCTCGGCTGCGAATCGCTGGCGCAGCTGATCCGGCGCTATGCGGTCCTGGTGGATGCGGCTCCGTAG
- a CDS encoding sensor histidine kinase gives MKQWLRTQGGWWLAWLALTAVGAVWIARAALAHMHQDFETDVRIVHRLMSQQMVQYDAVLATLALLEPSTGADHPEQRLPSVYSSILRVQRRERDQPWQDGALPGATAQALAAAEARSREQQRAELALLDLPKGRYVLVIGATPFSYALDIDLAGSVPWRDWPMNPQRSPVRLWLQRDGQQLSLQPGVPASSGWRFDLTKALASPSQPFDLVAERQVGWGELPWRGIAGWAAAMAALLAGLWAAQRQRVARRRAEELLRLGQVARLNALGELSAGLAHELNQPLTAVLANAQAARRLLDDEPPDLGTAREAMGQAVEQARRAAGVVGRLRRVIERPEAGGDLKPLVLQDVVRSAMHLLAPEFARHTVATQFDAAAQAPVRVQAEAVALEQIVHNLLMNAVQALELVPPAERRLVVSVGRNGQEGMLTVTDNGRGIAPEALPRLFEPFFSTREGGLGLGLSLSETLASGMGGSLGAANVAPRGARFTLLLPLVAPAQQVP, from the coding sequence ATGAAACAGTGGTTGCGCACGCAGGGAGGCTGGTGGCTGGCATGGCTGGCGCTCACCGCCGTGGGCGCCGTGTGGATCGCGCGCGCGGCGCTCGCGCACATGCACCAGGACTTCGAGACCGACGTGCGCATCGTGCACCGGCTCATGAGCCAGCAGATGGTGCAGTACGACGCGGTGCTCGCCACGCTCGCATTGCTCGAACCCAGCACCGGCGCGGACCATCCGGAGCAGCGGCTGCCGTCGGTGTATTCGTCGATCCTGCGCGTCCAGCGGCGCGAACGCGACCAGCCCTGGCAGGACGGCGCGCTGCCCGGCGCGACCGCGCAGGCACTGGCCGCCGCAGAAGCGCGTTCGCGCGAACAGCAGCGCGCCGAGCTGGCACTGCTCGACCTGCCGAAGGGCCGCTACGTGCTGGTGATCGGCGCCACGCCGTTCAGCTACGCGCTCGACATCGACCTGGCCGGTTCGGTGCCCTGGCGCGACTGGCCGATGAACCCGCAACGCAGCCCGGTGCGGCTGTGGCTGCAGCGCGATGGCCAGCAGCTGTCGTTGCAGCCGGGCGTGCCGGCTTCGAGCGGCTGGCGTTTCGACCTGACCAAGGCACTGGCATCGCCGAGCCAGCCCTTCGATCTGGTGGCCGAACGGCAGGTGGGGTGGGGCGAACTGCCGTGGCGCGGCATCGCCGGCTGGGCCGCCGCCATGGCCGCGCTGCTGGCCGGGTTGTGGGCCGCGCAGCGCCAGCGCGTCGCGCGGCGGCGTGCCGAAGAGCTGCTGCGGCTGGGCCAGGTGGCGCGGCTCAATGCGCTGGGCGAACTGTCGGCCGGGCTGGCGCACGAGCTCAACCAGCCGCTGACCGCGGTGCTGGCCAACGCGCAGGCGGCCCGCCGCCTGCTCGACGACGAGCCGCCGGATCTCGGCACCGCGCGCGAGGCCATGGGGCAGGCGGTCGAACAGGCACGCCGCGCGGCCGGCGTGGTCGGGCGCCTGCGCCGCGTCATCGAGCGGCCCGAAGCCGGCGGCGACCTGAAGCCGCTGGTGCTGCAGGACGTGGTGCGCAGCGCCATGCACCTGCTGGCGCCCGAGTTCGCAAGGCACACGGTCGCGACGCAGTTCGACGCCGCGGCGCAGGCGCCGGTGCGCGTGCAGGCCGAGGCGGTGGCGCTCGAGCAGATCGTCCACAACCTGCTGATGAACGCCGTGCAGGCGCTCGAGCTGGTGCCGCCCGCCGAGCGCCGCCTCGTGGTCTCCGTCGGCCGCAATGGCCAGGAAGGCATGCTGACCGTGACCGACAACGGCCGCGGCATCGCCCCCGAAGCGCTGCCGCGTCTTTTCGAACCCTTCTTCAGCACGCGCGAAGGCGGCCTGGGCCTCGGCCTGAGCCTGAGCGAGACGCTGGCCAGCGGCATGGGCGGCAGCCTGGGCGCGGCCAACGTCGCACCGCGCGGCGCGCGCTTCACGCTGCTGCTGCCGCTGGTCGCGCCCGCGCAGCAGGTCCCGTAA
- a CDS encoding DUF72 domain-containing protein, with translation MAEVQDSLFPDLPGLTLPAAAPEAATPRPEADVPPKKKPRAGTVEPAPADPALAELASALPPHLRLGTSSWSYPGWAGLVWDGEYSESVLSKNGLGALARHPLLRTVSLDRNFYRALTASQYARYASMVPGDFRFVVKAPSLVTDATVRDESGRGTQANPVFLNSEIAIQEFVQPALEGLGDRIGALVFQLSPIPGHILTDQPALIARIGGMLEALPGLKPAAPNAVIAVEVRDPVLLTPAFAAMLRSVGATFCMGLHAKMPPIEDQLPMLRALWPGPLVCRWNLHRRHGRFGYEDAEKLYGPFDKIVDPDPETRAALAKVIVGTTHAGQPAYVTVSNNAEGCAPLTIASLARDIVELQLRAG, from the coding sequence ATGGCTGAAGTACAGGACTCCCTCTTTCCCGACCTCCCCGGCCTGACGCTGCCCGCGGCAGCGCCCGAGGCCGCAACGCCCAGGCCGGAAGCCGACGTGCCGCCGAAGAAGAAGCCCCGCGCCGGAACCGTCGAGCCGGCCCCCGCCGACCCGGCGCTCGCCGAGCTGGCCTCGGCGCTGCCGCCCCACCTGCGGCTGGGCACGTCGTCGTGGAGCTACCCCGGCTGGGCCGGCCTCGTGTGGGACGGCGAGTACTCGGAGAGCGTGCTGTCGAAGAACGGCCTCGGCGCACTCGCCAGGCATCCGCTGTTGCGCACCGTGAGCCTGGACCGCAACTTCTACCGTGCGCTCACCGCGAGCCAGTACGCGCGCTACGCATCCATGGTGCCGGGCGACTTCCGCTTCGTGGTGAAGGCACCCAGCCTCGTCACCGACGCCACGGTGCGCGACGAGAGCGGCCGCGGCACGCAAGCCAACCCGGTGTTCCTGAACAGCGAGATCGCGATCCAGGAGTTCGTGCAGCCCGCGCTCGAGGGGCTCGGCGACCGCATCGGCGCGCTGGTGTTCCAGTTGAGCCCCATTCCCGGCCACATCCTCACCGACCAGCCCGCGCTGATCGCGCGCATCGGCGGGATGCTCGAGGCGCTGCCCGGGCTGAAGCCCGCGGCGCCGAACGCGGTCATCGCCGTCGAGGTGCGCGACCCCGTGTTGCTGACCCCCGCGTTCGCCGCGATGCTGCGCAGCGTGGGCGCGACCTTCTGCATGGGCCTGCACGCGAAGATGCCTCCGATCGAAGACCAGCTGCCGATGCTGCGCGCACTGTGGCCAGGCCCGCTGGTGTGCCGATGGAATCTTCACCGCCGCCACGGACGCTTCGGCTACGAGGACGCCGAGAAGCTCTATGGCCCGTTCGACAAGATCGTCGACCCCGATCCAGAGACCCGCGCCGCGCTGGCGAAGGTGATCGTCGGCACCACGCACGCCGGCCAGCCGGCATACGTGACGGTGAGCAACAACGCCGAGGGCTGCGCACCGCTGACCATCGCCTCGCTCGCGCGGGACATCGTCGAGCTGCAACTGCGCGCGGGGTAG
- a CDS encoding RidA family protein: MTTAQSRDQIADQIASELGHSFAGEMIAGGHYVPIVRDGRTLYTSGQVPRVGTTVVVTGRVGEAVSLEKAREGAQICALRCLTLLRRELGSLDGVEKVLRVGVFIQCTAEFTQQSEVADAASDLLHRVFGDAGVHVRTAVGVYQLPKNASVELEMTVAAKGDKA; this comes from the coding sequence ATGACGACAGCCCAAAGCCGCGACCAGATTGCCGACCAGATTGCCTCCGAGCTGGGCCACAGCTTCGCGGGCGAGATGATTGCCGGCGGGCACTACGTGCCCATCGTGCGCGACGGCCGCACGCTCTACACCAGCGGGCAGGTGCCGCGCGTGGGCACGACGGTGGTCGTCACCGGCCGCGTGGGCGAGGCCGTTTCGCTGGAGAAGGCGCGCGAGGGCGCGCAGATCTGCGCGCTTCGCTGCCTCACGCTGCTGCGCCGCGAACTCGGTTCGCTCGACGGCGTGGAGAAGGTGCTGCGTGTCGGCGTCTTCATCCAGTGCACCGCCGAATTCACGCAGCAGAGCGAAGTGGCCGACGCGGCGTCCGATCTTCTGCACCGCGTCTTCGGCGATGCCGGCGTCCACGTGCGCACGGCAGTCGGGGTCTATCAGCTGCCCAAGAACGCGAGCGTGGAGCTGGAGATGACCGTCGCCGCCAAGGGCGACAAGGCCTGA
- a CDS encoding non-heme iron oxygenase ferredoxin subunit: MSTMTWVDAAAVDDVPSDDVVGIEVQGRDIALYGTDDGIHATDNICTHGHARLCDGFLEGHEIECPLHQGRFDVRTGKAMCAPLTEDLRSYPVKIEGGRVFLAFEA; encoded by the coding sequence ATGAGCACGATGACCTGGGTCGACGCAGCCGCGGTCGACGACGTTCCCTCCGACGACGTGGTCGGTATCGAGGTGCAGGGGCGCGACATTGCGCTGTACGGCACCGACGACGGCATACACGCCACCGACAACATCTGCACGCACGGCCACGCGCGGCTGTGCGACGGCTTCCTGGAAGGCCACGAGATCGAATGCCCGCTGCACCAGGGACGCTTCGACGTCCGCACGGGCAAGGCGATGTGCGCGCCGCTCACGGAAGACCTGCGCAGCTATCCGGTGAAGATCGAGGGCGGGCGGGTGTTCCTGGCGTTCGAGGCGTAG
- a CDS encoding Bug family tripartite tricarboxylate transporter substrate binding protein, protein MKLARLAIALSATAMAVAAHAQEWPQRPIRIVVPFAAGSSPDILARIVNDKLAARIGQPLIVDNKPGAGGNTGTDQVSKAQPDGYTFLLSVNAPLVYNTILYRNLPYDPFKDLVPVSLAATTPNVCAVSNSMNVDSVKGWLDAMKRNPGKFNFASTGNGSISHLGVELVKLKTNSFAVHIPYASSGQAVTAIIQGDVQYACLPPVTVMPQAKAGRLKAIAVTSAERSALLPELPTLRESGLPDIQAVPWFAYMAPKGTPPEVVQRMSREIAAALKEPETVKRLQTAYFDPVGSTPEALGKFMGEELRRWKPVIERAGIKPD, encoded by the coding sequence ATGAAGCTCGCTCGCCTCGCGATCGCCCTCAGCGCCACGGCCATGGCCGTGGCCGCCCACGCGCAGGAATGGCCGCAGCGTCCGATCCGCATCGTGGTGCCGTTCGCAGCCGGCTCGTCGCCCGACATCCTCGCGCGCATCGTCAACGACAAGCTGGCCGCGCGCATCGGGCAGCCGCTGATCGTCGACAACAAGCCCGGTGCGGGCGGCAATACCGGCACCGACCAGGTCTCGAAGGCGCAGCCCGACGGCTACACCTTCCTGCTGTCGGTGAACGCGCCGCTGGTCTACAACACCATCCTCTACAGGAACCTGCCGTACGACCCGTTCAAGGACCTGGTGCCGGTGTCGCTCGCGGCGACCACGCCCAACGTGTGCGCGGTGTCGAATTCGATGAACGTCGATTCGGTCAAGGGCTGGCTCGACGCGATGAAGCGCAACCCGGGCAAGTTCAACTTCGCCTCCACGGGCAACGGCTCCATCTCGCACCTGGGCGTGGAACTGGTCAAGCTCAAGACCAACTCCTTCGCGGTGCACATCCCGTATGCGTCTTCGGGGCAGGCGGTCACGGCCATCATCCAGGGCGACGTGCAGTACGCCTGCCTGCCGCCGGTCACGGTGATGCCGCAGGCCAAGGCAGGCCGGCTCAAGGCGATCGCCGTGACCTCGGCCGAACGCTCGGCGCTGCTGCCCGAACTGCCGACGCTGCGCGAATCGGGCCTGCCCGACATCCAGGCCGTGCCGTGGTTCGCCTACATGGCGCCCAAGGGCACGCCGCCGGAGGTGGTGCAGCGCATGAGCCGCGAGATTGCTGCCGCGCTCAAGGAGCCCGAGACCGTCAAGCGCCTGCAGACCGCGTACTTCGACCCTGTGGGCAGTACACCCGAGGCGCTGGGCAAGTTCATGGGCGAGGAGCTGCGCCGCTGGAAGCCGGTGATCGAGCGCGCCGGCATCAAGCCCGACTGA
- a CDS encoding chorismate mutase: MHDEIQKEPETHGAPLRRFTDPAYVPLCANLGEVRENIDRLDREIVALLAERGRYVKDAARFKADAFQVSAPQRQQEVIDKVKALAGEKGAYPEVVEAAYRALIAGFIAREQQDHLGMVAVEAKA; this comes from the coding sequence ATGCACGACGAAATCCAAAAAGAACCAGAGACACACGGCGCGCCGCTGCGCCGCTTCACCGACCCGGCCTATGTGCCGCTGTGCGCGAACCTCGGCGAGGTTCGCGAGAACATCGACCGGCTCGACCGCGAGATCGTCGCGCTGCTGGCCGAGCGCGGCCGCTACGTGAAGGACGCGGCACGCTTCAAGGCGGATGCCTTCCAGGTGTCGGCGCCGCAGCGCCAGCAGGAGGTGATCGACAAGGTGAAGGCGCTGGCCGGAGAGAAGGGCGCCTACCCCGAGGTGGTCGAGGCTGCCTACCGCGCGCTCATCGCGGGCTTCATTGCGCGCGAGCAGCAGGACCACCTGGGCATGGTGGCCGTGGAGGCGAAGGCATGA
- a CDS encoding aromatic-ring-hydroxylating dioxygenase subunit beta produces the protein MKNLDADAYLELSRLYAAYAHAVDSGQWELWPAFFTEQCSYRLQPRENHERNLPLATLSFESRGMLEDRVYGIKETLFHDPYYQRHVVGLPLVHRVDDDGAIHSEANYAVFRTKLDGPSTVFNVGRYIDKVVPTPEGLKFAARLCVFDSEMIPNSIIYPI, from the coding sequence ATGAAGAACCTCGACGCCGACGCCTACCTCGAACTGTCGCGTTTGTACGCGGCCTACGCGCACGCGGTCGATTCCGGCCAGTGGGAGCTGTGGCCCGCGTTCTTCACCGAGCAGTGCAGCTACCGGCTGCAGCCGCGCGAGAACCACGAGCGCAACCTGCCGCTGGCCACGCTCTCGTTCGAGAGCCGGGGCATGCTGGAAGACCGTGTCTACGGCATCAAGGAGACGCTGTTCCACGACCCGTACTACCAGCGCCATGTGGTGGGCCTGCCGCTGGTGCACCGTGTCGACGACGACGGCGCGATCCACAGCGAAGCCAACTACGCGGTGTTCCGCACCAAGCTCGACGGGCCCTCGACCGTGTTCAACGTCGGGCGCTACATCGACAAGGTCGTGCCCACGCCCGAAGGACTGAAGTTCGCCGCGCGCCTGTGCGTGTTCGACAGCGAAATGATCCCGAACTCCATCATCTATCCGATATAG